Part of the Sphingobacterium sp. LZ7M1 genome, CCAAAGTATTGACTCCATTTATGGCAGTACTATGGGCCGCTTTATTTAACTTCGTCGCTTATTTTGTTTTTACTGACCATAAAGTCGCTAATACCATTGCCAAAACGGTCATAGAAGAATACATCACCCTAGAGGTTATCTTTGCTGGCCTTGTAGCCGCAATTGCATGGAACCTTTTTACCTGGTATTATGGAATTCCTTCAAGCTCAAGTCACACTTTGATTGGTGGATTTGCGGGATCAGGAATGGCATATGCTTTATTCTTAGGAGCAAATCCCATGGAAGCTATTAATTTAAGTGCAACCTTAAAGATTGTATCATTTATTGTCTTGGCTCCATTGGTTGGTATGACCATCTCCATTATCATTACTTTAATAATTATCAACATCTGCAAAAAAGCAAGACCAGCTGTAGCCGAGAAATGGTTCAAAATCCTTCAGTTAGTTTCATCAGCAGGATTGAGTTTTGCTCATGGTGGTAACGATGCCCAAAAGGTTATGGGTATTATTGCAACAGCATTGATTGCACAAGGGGTAATTGGAAGTTTTGAAGAAATGCCTGAATGGGTGCCATTGGCTTGTTATTTTGCAATTGCAGCAGGAACGATGAGTGGAGGATGGAAAATCGTAAAAACAATGGGTACTAAAATCACAAAGGTTACTCCATTAGAAGGAGTAAGTGCAGAAACAGCGGGTGCTATCACCTTGGGGATTACAGAGCACTTTGGTATTCCGGTTTCAACGACTCACACGATCACTGGTTCAATTATCGGTGTTGGAATAGTAAAAAGAGTTTCCGCCGTTCGATGGGGAGTTACCATAAGTTTATTATGGGCTTGGATTTTAACTATACCTGTAAGTGCGTTGTTAGGTGGGTTAACCCTAGCAATAATTCATTATATTTTGTAGTAAATATCATACAGGCATCTGTTATTATGCTCGAATTTATTGACAATTAATAAAGTTTTGATAAAAAATTTGTGTTATTTAATGTTAATAAGTATTTTTACGCGGCAAAAGGACCTGTAGGTAACATAAAAAAAGGGCTTTTTACAAATTAACATTTTTTGGCATTGTTATTGTTAAGTTATGTTAAATTGATTTTTACAACTAGAAACAATTAAAAATTTTAATAACCTTAAAAAAAAGAGTATGAACTATTCTACAATTAAAAAAACAGCTGTTGCAGCTTCTTTAGTAGCCGCTTTAGGTTTCGCAGAAACTGCTCAAGCACAAACCCCAACTGTATTTGGTGGTAGATCACAATACAGAACTTGGTCAATTGGTGTTCAAGGTGGTATCACTACTCCTAACACTATTTTAGGTGGCCAAAACGGTTTCGGACAACGCGTTGGATATTTCCAAAACAAAGTTGGTGAATACTATGGTTTAACTATCCGTAAACAATTCTCTCACTTATTCGGTTTAGAATTAGAAGGAAACCGTGGTCGTATCAAAACTTTCAACCATGACTTAGTAACTGCTCCAGAAACTGCAAACGGTGCAAGATCTGCTGAGACTTCAGTTAACTGGGCAGCTAGCTTAAATGGTGTATTCCAATTAGGTACTATCGACTTCATGAGAAGAGAAAATGCTGTTAACTTCTACGCTAAAGTTGGTTTAGGTGTTATGGCTCACAACCCAGTTCAATTTGCTAACAACGATTTCACAGGTACTGAAGTTTACAACAACGAAGGTAAATGGGG contains:
- a CDS encoding inorganic phosphate transporter, which encodes MGITTLLIVVIVLAIAFDYINGFHDAANSIATIVSTKVLTPFMAVLWAALFNFVAYFVFTDHKVANTIAKTVIEEYITLEVIFAGLVAAIAWNLFTWYYGIPSSSSHTLIGGFAGSGMAYALFLGANPMEAINLSATLKIVSFIVLAPLVGMTISIIITLIIINICKKARPAVAEKWFKILQLVSSAGLSFAHGGNDAQKVMGIIATALIAQGVIGSFEEMPEWVPLACYFAIAAGTMSGGWKIVKTMGTKITKVTPLEGVSAETAGAITLGITEHFGIPVSTTHTITGSIIGVGIVKRVSAVRWGVTISLLWAWILTIPVSALLGGLTLAIIHYIL